The Fortiea contorta PCC 7126 genome has a segment encoding these proteins:
- a CDS encoding 6-pyruvoyl trahydropterin synthase family protein gives MPQWKLSTEFTFDSAHYIKDYDGPCGRMHGHTYKIRVEATSSQLHSSEYCPHPVMVADFRTLRWAKQDVTKGGLDHCVLNEVLPPEYETTAEMIAKYIYDQTKKQVPPGVQLKVKVSETPNSWVEYED, from the coding sequence ATGCCCCAATGGAAACTCTCAACAGAATTTACGTTTGACAGCGCGCACTACATTAAAGATTACGACGGCCCTTGTGGTCGGATGCATGGGCATACTTATAAAATCCGCGTTGAAGCTACATCGTCACAGTTGCATTCTTCAGAATACTGCCCACATCCTGTCATGGTAGCCGATTTTAGAACCTTACGCTGGGCAAAACAAGACGTCACCAAAGGGGGACTTGACCACTGCGTTTTGAACGAAGTTTTACCCCCCGAATATGAAACAACCGCCGAGATGATTGCCAAGTATATTTATGACCAAACCAAGAAACAAGTACCACCGGGTGTACAACTGAAAGTGAAGGTGTCAGAAACACCGAATAGTTGGGTAGAGTATGAAGATTGA